The genomic window TGGTGCGCGAGGGTCTAGGCAACAAAGACATCGCCGTCCGGCTGTTCGTCTCCCCGCGCACGGTACAAACCCACCTGACGCACGTCTTCAGCAAGCTCGGGCTCACCTCGCGCCTGCAGCTTGCTCAGGAGGCAGCCCGTCACGACTGAGCGGGATCAGCCGAGCAACTCCAGCGTCCCAAGCTCACGAATCGCCTGGCATCCTCGGCGCAGCATGGTCAGCACCATGTCGTCGCCCCGCTCGGTGGAAGCTGCGAAGGCGAATCCCAGCGCGGAGATCAACAGCGCCTGCGGCATACCCAATCGGTAATCGCGCCAACAGGTCTCGATGTCGTAGCCGGTCACCCCGTGCTCGCACAATGCCCGGTGATAGTCGGCCACCAGATCTTCTTCGATGGCGGCGCGCAGTGCGGAGTCCAGGCTGGTTGCGGTGAAGTAGGCCAAATCCCTTGCCGGCAGGCCTATTCCCAGCGTCTGCCAGTCGACCACAGCGACCCGCGTGCCGTCGGGATCGAACAGCAGATTGTCCAGCCGGTAGTCGCCGTGCAACAAGGAGAACCGATCGGGCTCGACGCGCAGCCACGGCGCAATCAAACCCATTGCATCACCGAATGTTTGGTGGTCTTCAGCGCTCATCCGGCCACCAAGCTTTTCCAGCGTGATGTCACAGCTCATCTTGGCCACTTCACCCAGGCCCGTGGCCGAAGCCGCGTCCGGTAGCGGAAATGCGATACCGGGAAGGCTGAGCCACGACGGGTCACACCAGCTCGGTCCGTGTAAGCCCGCCAGGGCAACGACCGCCAACCGCGCCTGCTGCCCACCGCAGCCAGCCAGCTGATCTCCCTGTACCGCGGGTGCTTGATCAGCGAGCAGCAGGGCGAAATCCATTGCATCGTCGCCAATTTCACAGTAGAAGCACTGCGGTGCTGGAACCCGAACCCGGTCGGCCACGGAGGTGTAGAACGCGCATTCACTGCGGTAACCGATGGCGACCCGGTCACGCACCGTGTCATCCTGCGCGGGCAGCTTGATGACGAAGGTGTCCGGCAGTTCGCCCGGGGCGGTGTCGTACGTGACGGACACCCGATAGGTGGCCCCGGTTTGTCCGGTGCCGATGGCGACGACCTCGACCTGGGCTACCTCTACCGGCTTGCCCTGGCCGCTCAGGACGCGCGCCAGCCATTCCGGCGTCACATCGCGGGGGTACCGGGGAATCGAAACCAGGGCAGTCACGGCGCGCCTCCACCAGCAGCTAGTACGGCCAACTCACCGACTGTAAGCGATACGGCACGGGCTTCGGCCGAGGGCAGCTATTCGGCGAGGATGCGCCACTCGGCGGCCTCGTGCTGCTGGCGCCAAAACTCACTGAAACGGCCACCGGCGCTGAGCAATTCATCGATGGAGCCGTCTTCGACCACTCGGCCGTTGTCGACGAAGAGAACCCGGTCGGCATGCCGGATGCTCGCCAACCGGTGCGCGACGATCACCCGGGTGTGTGCCTGCGGGTCGGCGGTGAGCGCGTCCACCACGGCGACCTCGTTCTCGTTGTCCAAGGCACTTGTCGCCTCGTCCACCAGCAGTATCGGAGCACCTTTGAGCAGGGCTCGTGCAATGCTGACCCGCTGCCGTTCACCCCCGGACAGCGCTGACCCGGCTTCGCCCACAACCGTGTCCGCTCCGTCGGGGAGCCGGGCGGTGAGCTCGTCGACTCGTGCTAATCGGATGGCGCGCGCGAAGCGTTCCTCGTCCGCCCGGGGGTCACCGGCAAAGACGTTGTCCTTGATCGTTCCGTGGAAGAGGTAGGGGTGCTGGAACACGACGCTGGTGGCCTCTCGTCGTGCGTTTGCATCCAGCGTGGCTACATCGATCCCGTCGATGAGTACCCGACCACTCGTCGGCTGGTGCAGTCCAGCGATCAACGCCAGGATGGTGCTCTTGCCGGACCCCGAAGGCCCGACGATGGCGGTCGCACTGCCCGGCCGCAGAGTGAAGCTGACGCCGTCGAGGACCGGGGTATTGCCGGCGTAACTGAAAGTGACGTCGTCGAATTCGATGCTCGGGGCAGTCCCCCCGTCGTGGAGTGCGGTGGACCCGGCGCTCATTGCGGGTGCGGTCAGCACCGAGTGAATCCGGTCGAGCGTCGCACGAGTGCTTTCCAACGCCGGCGCCAATTCACTGACGGTAGTGAATGGCTCCAGGTAGCGGGCCATCACAACGATCAACGCGATGGCCTGCGGCACAGTAAGGGTGCCGCCCACGGTCAGGGCGGCGGTGGCTCCGGCGAGCCCAATGAGAGCCAGCTGGCTGGCAATGCTGAACAACAACTGTCCGGGAATCTGCATCCCCAGTAGCCGCAACGTCGCTCCGTGCTGGGCGGCCAGAGCATTGCCGACCATGCTGCGCGCCGGCTCGACGCGGCGTGCGGCGCGCAACGCCTGCTGGGTCCGGGCGAACTCGATAATCCGTTCGGTGAGGGCGGAGTTGGCGTCGGCCGCCGCCGCGTCAGCACGTCGCGACAGTCGCACCGAGGCCCACAACGCGCCCAGTAACAACGGCACGCCCGCCAGCGCGGCGGCACCCAACTGCCACGAGATGGGCAACAACGCCAGCGCGATGACGGCCGGCAGCGCAACCGCCGTGATCAGCGGCGTGAGCAGGTTGACCACCAGACCGACGAGTTCGGGCCCGGTAGCGGCAATCGCCTGCCGCGCCGTTGCGGTGTTGTCGGCGCTGAACCAGTCCAGGCGGACGTCAGGAAGCCGGTCGGCGACGTCGTGCTGAGTGTGGTCGAGGACGGCGAATCCCAGGTCGAATCCTATTCGCGCGGTAGTGGTGTCAATGATCCAGCCGATTACCGTCGCGACGGTGAGCCAGCCCAGCCACGCCAACGCGCGTTGCGGAGTGTCGCTGAACAACGCCCCGATCAGCGGAACGAGCAACACGGTGGCCACCGCTCGCACTACCACGGACCCGAAGGCCAGTGCGGCAAAGCTGATGACCTTGGTCCGGCGATCGACCGGCACCAGGCTTATCCAGGTGCGGATCATCGTGCAGCGTCCTGACCCGCGCTCGCGGCCACCGCCTGGCGCTCGCCGGTCTGCTGCCCCATTTGCCAGAGCCGGCGGTAGCGTCCTTCGGCGGCGAGCAACTCGTCGTGGGTGCCCCGTTCGACGATCCGGCCGTGGTCGAGCACGACGATCTGGCTGGCCTCGGTCACGGTGTGCAGCCGATGCGCGATCACCAGCACGGTGCGGTCCCGGGTTAGCCGGTTCAGGGCTTGCTGTACCAGGTATTCCGATTCCGGGTCGGCATAGGCGGTCGCCTCATCGAGGATCAGGACCGGCGTGTCGGCAAGGATGGCGCGGGCGATGGTGAGCCGTTGGCGCTCCCCACCGGATAGCGCGGCGTTGGCGCCCAGGACGGTGTCGTATCCCCGCGGCATGCGCAGTATCCGTTCGTGAATCTGCGCCTCCCGGGCCGCGGCCTGGATCTGTTCCGTGGTGGCGTCGGGAACCGCCAAGGCGATGTTCTCGGCGACGGTGCCCTGCACCAGCTGGGTTTCTTGCAGGACGAAACCGACGCTGCGGTACAGCTCATCGGCGGTCAAAGAACGAATGTCTTGTCCGTCAATGCGGATGGCGCCTTGGTCGACGTCATGGAATCGGGCCAGCAGCGCGGCAAGCGTGGACTTTCCCGACCCGGACGGGCCGACCAGCGCGGTGACCGTGCCCGGCCGCAACTGCAGTGACACGTCATGGATCACCGGGACGTCGGGACGGTAACCGAAGGTGACCCGGTCGAACACCACCGTCCCCGACGAGTCCGATGCGGTGACTTGTCCTTGCTGCTGCACCTCGAGTTCTGGCTCCGTGAGGGCAACTTGGAGGCGGCGGGCGGCCAGCGTCCCCCCGCGAATACCACCGACGCCGTAGGCGATGCCGAGCAACCTGGTGCCAAAGGTGGTACCCAGCAACAGGAATGGCAGGAGGTTGACCGGATCCATGCGATGGGTCACGACGAGCAGAGTTCCGGTGGCGGCGATGAGCCACAGAAATGTCGACGGCCGGGTGGCCAGATCCATCATGGTCTTCTTGCCGGCCAGCGGGCGTTGCCAGGCGACGAGGAACCCGATGTACTCGTCGAGGCGTCGCCGGAAGCTCGACGCGGCGGCACCGCCGAAAACCCGGATCACCGGCTGGCCTTCGAGATACGCACCGGCTTCGTTGTTCATCTTTTCGGCCCATTTCTGGGACTGAGCGATACGGGGGCCGGACTGAATCATGAGCGCCGACGATGTCACCAGGTACACCAGTACCGGCCCGAACAGTACGAGTGCCACCCGCCAATCGACGATGAACAAGTAGACCAGCACCGCCACCGGCGCCACGACCGCATTGACGGCGTCCGGCACGGCATGGGTGACCAGATAGTGCAGTGACAGCGTGTCGTCTTGCACCAGCGCCTTGATAGACCCCGAGCCTCGGGCGGTGAACCAGCCGAGTGGCAACCGGGATAGCTTGCCCAACAACCTTGATCGCAGACCGCGTGCGAATCTGGCGTCGACCACGTGTAACCAGAGGGTGAGCGCGGCTCCGAGCAGGGTGCCCAATCCCGGTAGCGAGATGGCCGCGACGCCCACGTCCCAGAGTTGGGACTCGTCGGCACCCGAGATGAGCAACCGAGCCAATTCGACGAGCAGCACGAACGGCGCCAGCTGCACCAGTGTGACGATGGCCTGCAAGACGCCGGAGACGATCAGGGCTGAACGAAGCGGCGCCAGCAACTGGCCGGCGGCCTGAGCGCGCCACCTGCCCCGGGGAGCTGGGGCAGCCACGTCGCTGAGCGCGGCCGTCACCGATTCCGGTTGGGGCGCAACGGCTTCGGGATCGCCACTAGGGGCGGTCGCTGCGACGGTTCCGGCTACTTGCGGCTCATCACCGCGGCGAGTGCCCATCTCCCGTCCGGCGCTCCAATACGCCTGCGCGTGCACCTCGGACTTGGGGAATCCGAACGCCTCACGCAGCCGCTTGCGCACCTGCTTGAGAGTGGTGGCCTCTGGCGTCGCCCAGGCATACCAGTTCGACCAGTCCCGCGTCTCGATAGCCTCGGCCAGCGACTTCTCATCCCGACGGCGAACCCAATGCACCTGCAACCGAGGATGTTCCGCGATGGGAATCAAGGTGTCGTGGTAGTCGTGTTGTTCGAGATACATCTCGATGGGCACGTCGTCCGGAACCGTCCCGATGATCCCGTTCATCCCCGGAATCGACGCGGAGTCGCCGACCAACAGGTAGCCGGCCGGCTGGTCCTCGGGTGCGTCGAATCGGGATGACCCCATCAGCGACATGACGGCGATGGTGGCGCCCGGTTGCACCGTGCGGGCCCATGTCGAGGCCGGCCCGGCCGGATCGTGCAGCACGACGTCGACCGCGAAGCGGCCGGCCGCCGCGTCTGCCTCTGAAATGGTGTAGGCGCGCTGGAATTCCGTCTTGGACCCGTCGGGATCGGGGAACCAGAACCGCAGCCACGCGGCAGGTTCGGCTTCAGCATCCTCGAACAGCGTCGGCGACTGCATGCGGATCCGCACGAAATGTGGCGCAATCATTACGGTTTCGAGCACCGTCGCGGTATGGTCGCGCGCACCGAAGCCGCGCAGCATCGCCCCCTGAAAACCGCGTGCCATCAACGATCCTCTCCCGCGGCGGTGTACCCCGCCACGACTTCTCCGATCGCGCGGCCCGGCACCATCTCGACCGTCGGCCGCCTGGACGCGTCGTGACAGCGGCGGTCTGGCAGCACACCTAGGACTAGTAAGTTACCCACCACAAACTAAGGGTTGCCTTACCATAGGTCAACTTCCGCCGCCTGACCGAGTTACAGGCCTTTACGTGCCTCACGCACAGCTCTGATTGCCGCCTCGTCCCCCTCGAGGTCCACTCGGGAGTCCCGCCCGACGGCGAAAAGGAGCAATTCCTCGGGCGCGCCGGTCACGGTGACCGCTGGGCCGCGGCCGGCGGTGAGCAGCGTCTTGCCCTCCGTCGTGCGCAGGGCGACGCGGCCGGGAACCTTCGCCAACGTCAGTCGACCCATGAGCGGCACCGTCCGACGCAGTCGTGCGGTCAAATTCGGGTCGAGTTCGCGCGGCTCCCAACCCGCCCCGGCACGGCGTACGTCTTCGTGGTGGATGAACATCTCGGCGACGTTGGCCACCGAGTCGAGCAATTTGAACGGCGAGTAGGACGGTGGACCGGATGCGATTTTGCCGACCAGTTCCTCCCATTCCGTCTGTTGCGCCACTTGGTTCTGCACCTTCTCGGTGTGGTCGGCGAAGAACGGAATGAGGATGCCGGGCGCGGCGTCGAGGCGGTATTCCCGGATGACCAAGTGGGCTGCCAAGTCACGCGTCGTCCACCCTTCACACAAGGTGGGCGCCTCTGGCCCGGCGGCAAGGATGGTCTCCACTAGGGCAGCGCGCTCCTGTTGTGCGATGGACATCTGGTCTCCTTCGGCTGAGAACCGGTCAAAGGCGGGGCGGGCTAACCGACGCCATAGCATGACGCTACCGATTCTTCCGACGCTGTCGCGATCGAATGTTTCGAACGTACGTGCGATGGCTATCCGGCCTGGCATGACCAACGATGTGCGGCAAGCCCCGCAGGAGAACCCCGAGAAGGACCCCGACCAGTGGGTGACCGGCGAAGAGCCGATGACCGGTCCGCAACGCAGCTACGTGCGCACGCTGGCCCAAGAGGCCGGTCGAGACCTACCCGACAACCTCACCAAAGCCGAG from Mycobacterium kubicae includes these protein-coding regions:
- a CDS encoding DUF3072 domain-containing protein; this translates as MTNDVRQAPQENPEKDPDQWVTGEEPMTGPQRSYVRTLAQEAGRDLPDNLTKAEASRLIEELQQETGRGAG
- a CDS encoding ABC transporter ATP-binding protein, translated to MIRTWISLVPVDRRTKVISFAALAFGSVVVRAVATVLLVPLIGALFSDTPQRALAWLGWLTVATVIGWIIDTTTARIGFDLGFAVLDHTQHDVADRLPDVRLDWFSADNTATARQAIAATGPELVGLVVNLLTPLITAVALPAVIALALLPISWQLGAAALAGVPLLLGALWASVRLSRRADAAAADANSALTERIIEFARTQQALRAARRVEPARSMVGNALAAQHGATLRLLGMQIPGQLLFSIASQLALIGLAGATAALTVGGTLTVPQAIALIVVMARYLEPFTTVSELAPALESTRATLDRIHSVLTAPAMSAGSTALHDGGTAPSIEFDDVTFSYAGNTPVLDGVSFTLRPGSATAIVGPSGSGKSTILALIAGLHQPTSGRVLIDGIDVATLDANARREATSVVFQHPYLFHGTIKDNVFAGDPRADEERFARAIRLARVDELTARLPDGADTVVGEAGSALSGGERQRVSIARALLKGAPILLVDEATSALDNENEVAVVDALTADPQAHTRVIVAHRLASIRHADRVLFVDNGRVVEDGSIDELLSAGGRFSEFWRQQHEAAEWRILAE
- a CDS encoding phosphotransferase family protein, coding for MVSIPRYPRDVTPEWLARVLSGQGKPVEVAQVEVVAIGTGQTGATYRVSVTYDTAPGELPDTFVIKLPAQDDTVRDRVAIGYRSECAFYTSVADRVRVPAPQCFYCEIGDDAMDFALLLADQAPAVQGDQLAGCGGQQARLAVVALAGLHGPSWCDPSWLSLPGIAFPLPDAASATGLGEVAKMSCDITLEKLGGRMSAEDHQTFGDAMGLIAPWLRVEPDRFSLLHGDYRLDNLLFDPDGTRVAVVDWQTLGIGLPARDLAYFTATSLDSALRAAIEEDLVADYHRALCEHGVTGYDIETCWRDYRLGMPQALLISALGFAFAASTERGDDMVLTMLRRGCQAIRELGTLELLG
- a CDS encoding ABC transporter ATP-binding protein/permease, whose product is MARGFQGAMLRGFGARDHTATVLETVMIAPHFVRIRMQSPTLFEDAEAEPAAWLRFWFPDPDGSKTEFQRAYTISEADAAAGRFAVDVVLHDPAGPASTWARTVQPGATIAVMSLMGSSRFDAPEDQPAGYLLVGDSASIPGMNGIIGTVPDDVPIEMYLEQHDYHDTLIPIAEHPRLQVHWVRRRDEKSLAEAIETRDWSNWYAWATPEATTLKQVRKRLREAFGFPKSEVHAQAYWSAGREMGTRRGDEPQVAGTVAATAPSGDPEAVAPQPESVTAALSDVAAPAPRGRWRAQAAGQLLAPLRSALIVSGVLQAIVTLVQLAPFVLLVELARLLISGADESQLWDVGVAAISLPGLGTLLGAALTLWLHVVDARFARGLRSRLLGKLSRLPLGWFTARGSGSIKALVQDDTLSLHYLVTHAVPDAVNAVVAPVAVLVYLFIVDWRVALVLFGPVLVYLVTSSALMIQSGPRIAQSQKWAEKMNNEAGAYLEGQPVIRVFGGAAASSFRRRLDEYIGFLVAWQRPLAGKKTMMDLATRPSTFLWLIAATGTLLVVTHRMDPVNLLPFLLLGTTFGTRLLGIAYGVGGIRGGTLAARRLQVALTEPELEVQQQGQVTASDSSGTVVFDRVTFGYRPDVPVIHDVSLQLRPGTVTALVGPSGSGKSTLAALLARFHDVDQGAIRIDGQDIRSLTADELYRSVGFVLQETQLVQGTVAENIALAVPDATTEQIQAAAREAQIHERILRMPRGYDTVLGANAALSGGERQRLTIARAILADTPVLILDEATAYADPESEYLVQQALNRLTRDRTVLVIAHRLHTVTEASQIVVLDHGRIVERGTHDELLAAEGRYRRLWQMGQQTGERQAVAASAGQDAAR
- a CDS encoding TIGR03085 family metal-binding protein codes for the protein MSIAQQERAALVETILAAGPEAPTLCEGWTTRDLAAHLVIREYRLDAAPGILIPFFADHTEKVQNQVAQQTEWEELVGKIASGPPSYSPFKLLDSVANVAEMFIHHEDVRRAGAGWEPRELDPNLTARLRRTVPLMGRLTLAKVPGRVALRTTEGKTLLTAGRGPAVTVTGAPEELLLFAVGRDSRVDLEGDEAAIRAVREARKGL